In the genome of Nitrospira sp., the window TCTACGTATCATGGCTTGGTCACCAGTNNNNNNNNNNCTATGCTGCGGAATTGGTTACCCGCAGGTATGCGGGGCGAGCGGACATCGAGAGCCGGATCAAGAAGTGGTGGCTTCAAGTTCCAAGTGCAACGGGTGAATGAAGGCGCCACTGCGCATAGACTCCCTGGGGGGTGGCAAAGTCCAAACATTTGCGGGGATGTGTATTCAACCGATGGGCAAGGGCATTCAACTCACGCTGGGTATAGCCCGACAGGTCCCTGTCTTTGGGCAAATACTGA includes:
- a CDS encoding IS30 family transposase, with amino-acid sequence QYLPKDRDLSGYTQRELNALAHRLNTHPRKCLDFATPQGVYAQWRLHSPVALGT